TCAGATAAACAATTGGAAGCTCAAATTTTGTCGCTGGCGGAATCGGTTGGAATCGAAGGTTCGGACGTGTTCGAGGTGAATGCTTCCAAGCAGTCCAGCAAAATCAATGCTTATGTCACCGGCCTGTTCAATACCAAACGCATCGTCCTCTACGACACGCTTTTGAAGAACTTTACCAGAGACGAAATTCTCTTTGTCATGGGACATGAGATGGGGCACTATGTTTTGCACCATGTCTGGCAGGGATTGGCGCTCGGTATTCTGATTATTGTCGCCTCGCTCTGGCTTATCAGTAGATTAATTCATGGGGAGATACGACGCAACGCGCACCGATTCGGCTTTGACCATCTGAGCGATTTTGCCTCATTGCCCTTGGTATTGCTATTCATCACCGTCATCTCATTTTTCTCCGAACCAATCAGCAACAGTTTCAGCCGCTCCATAGAGCACCGCGCTGATGTGTACGGCATGGATGTCACGCCTATTTCCGGCGAGAGCGCCGCGACTGCATTCGATAAGCTTGCGGTGTTCAACCTCGCCGATCCTGACCCGCATCCGCTGATTGAATTCTGGTTTTACAGCCACCCGGCGCTGAAGAAGCGGATGGAGTTTGTACGCTCGGTAAGGGAGTAGGTGTTGTGAGTCGCGCCCATTAGGCCGCTCCTCGAACGTCCGTCGTAATGTCATTCCAGCGCAAGCGGGAAACCAGTATTGGTTTTCGTGTGGGACGCCCCCGACTCGGGTCGTTGACCCAGTCACGCACCAAGTGACCGTCAGGTCACACCGCCCTAAGAAGGCCGGCAAGACCTAACGGAACAGGTTGTCGGTTCGATATTACTTGTACCACACTCCCGACATTCGTCGGGACGATGTGATCTTTTATTACCCTCTACCCCTGGGAGAGGGGAGGGGGAGGGCTTATTCATGAGCAATACAGAATAGCTGAACCGTTCGCCTGCGGCGAACCGCGGTGGAATCGCTACAAGATCAAGACTGAACAAGATCAAGAGAACCCTCCCAGCGGGCAGGCATGAGATTACCATCCGCCACAGGCGAACTCAAAAGCGAAACTCGCAATGACGTGTTGAGAATGTCTCCTTCGATTTTGGTCCCCCCCGTCAGACGGTGCGATCTTGTTCTTGCCTACTTGCTGTCGCCATTCAACTCTGTATATTACCGGCAGTTATTTTTTATAATTGAGTGAGGGTAGAGAGCAATGTCATTTCGCAGAGAGTCTGATTCGATGGGAGACATCAAGGTCCCAACCGGCCGGTATTGGGGAGCGCAGACCGCTCGATCGCTGAACTATTTCAGAATCGGCAACGAACGCATGCCGCGCGAACTCATTCGCGCTTTTGGTATTTTGAAAAAAGCAGCCGCCCAAGTCAATATGGAGCTTGGGTTGCTCGCTCCTGAAAAAGGAGACCTGATAATTCATGCCGCCGATGAAGTTATTGCAGGCAAACTCGATGAACATTTCCCGCTTGCGATTTGGCAGACAGGGTCAGGGACCCAGACGAATATGAACGCCAACGAGGTCATCGCAAACCGCGCCATCGAACTTGGCGGAGGCGAAATGGGAAGCAAGAAACCAATTCATCCTAACGATGATGTCAATAAAGCGCAGTCATCAAACGACACATTTCCCACCGCAATGCATATCGCGGTAGTCGAAGAAATTCATCGCCGGCTCATTCCGATGATAACGATTTTGAGGGATACTTTCGCATCCAAATCCGAAAAATTTGCGAAAGTTATCAAAATCGGCCGCACGCATTTGATGGACGCCACACCGTTGACACTTGGACAGGAATTTTCCGGATATGTTCAGCAACTGACAAATGATCTGGACCGAATAAATGATTCACTCAAACGGCTCTACCCGCTGGCCCTTGGCGGAACAGCGGTCGGCACGGGGCTAAATACGCATCCCGATTTTGCCGTAAAATCCGCTGAGCGCATCGCAAAACTGACCAACCGTCCCTTTGTCAGTGCGCCAAACAAATTCGAAGCTCTTGCGGCGCACGACGCCCTTGTCGAGTTCTCGGGTGTGCTGAAAACGATAGCATG
This genomic interval from Candidatus Zixiibacteriota bacterium contains the following:
- the fumC gene encoding class II fumarate hydratase; translated protein: MSFRRESDSMGDIKVPTGRYWGAQTARSLNYFRIGNERMPRELIRAFGILKKAAAQVNMELGLLAPEKGDLIIHAADEVIAGKLDEHFPLAIWQTGSGTQTNMNANEVIANRAIELGGGEMGSKKPIHPNDDVNKAQSSNDTFPTAMHIAVVEEIHRRLIPMITILRDTFASKSEKFAKVIKIGRTHLMDATPLTLGQEFSGYVQQLTNDLDRINDSLKRLYPLALGGTAVGTGLNTHPDFAVKSAERIAKLTNRPFVSAPNKFEALAAHDALVEFSGVLKTIACSLMKIANDIRWMASGPRSGIGEIIIPENEPGSSIMPGKVNPTQSEAMTMVCAQVMGNDVAVNIGGASGNFELNVFKPLIVHNVLQSIRLIADSAQMFNDHCAVGIEPNHTVIERHLQNSLMLVTALNPHIGYDNAAKAAKKAHVEGTTLKEAVLALGLLTAAEFDIHVRPETMIGPSKNIQ